A stretch of Xenopus laevis strain J_2021 chromosome 8S, Xenopus_laevis_v10.1, whole genome shotgun sequence DNA encodes these proteins:
- the timm17b.S gene encoding uncharacterized protein LOC735201, with amino-acid sequence MEEYMREPCPWRIVDDCGGAFTMGIIGGGVFQAVKGFRNAPAGVGHRLRGSMSAVRIRAPQIGGSFAVWGGLFSTIDCGLVRLRGKEDPWNSITSGALTGAVLASRSGPLAMVGSALMGGILLALIEGVGILLTRYTAQQFQNPNPFGEDTSHMTH; translated from the exons ATGGAAGAGTACATGCGGGAGCCATG CCCCTGGAGAATTGTCGATGATTGTGGAGGAGCCTTCACCATGGGCATCATTGGCGGGGGGGTCTTCCAGGCGGTGAAAGGATTTAGAAACGCCCCAGCG GGAGTCGGCCATCGCCTCAGGGGCAGTATGAGTGCCGTAAGGATTCGAGCTCCACAGATCGGAG GTAGTTTTGCCGTGTGGGGGGGCCTCTTCTCCACCATCGACTGTGGATTGGTCAGACTGCGAGGGAAGGAGGACCCCTGGAACTCCATTACTAGTGGAGCTCTGACGGGGGCGGTGCTGGCATCTCGGA GTGGGCCCCTCGCTATGGTTGGCTCTGCACTGATGGGTGGCATCCTATTGGCTCTCATAGAGGGGGTGGGAATCCTCCTGACTCGCTACACGGCACAACAATTCCAAAACC cCAACCCGTTTGGAGaggacacaagtcacatgacgcaCTGA
- the pqbp1.S gene encoding uncharacterized protein LOC432267 isoform X1: MPLPLALQARLAKRGILKHVDSEPAEEIIAEDYDDDHVDYEATRIENLPPSWYKVFDPICGLPYYWNVETDLVTWLSPNDPSAVLTKAASKQKEPEEKAEREELLTKERRFSWRDEVAPYPKSKKGRKEEELDPMDPSAYSDAPRGTWSTGLPKRNEAKTGADTTAAGPLFQQRPYPSPGAVLRANAEASRNKELE, encoded by the exons ATGCCTCTCCCTTTAGCGCTTCAGGCTCGGCTTGCAAAGAGGGGGATTCTGAAGCACGTGGATTCAG AGCCAGCAGAGGAGATCATCGCAGAAGATTATGATGACGACCATGTGGATTATGAAGCCACACGCATAGAAAACCTGCCCCCCAGTTGGTACAAGGTCTTTGATCCTATTTG TGGTCTGCCTTATTACTGGAATGTGGAGACCGACCTGGTCACCTGGCTCTCCCCCAATGACCCAAGTGCAGTCTTAACCAAAGCTGCCTCCAAGCAGAAAG AACCAGAGGAGAAGGCAGAGCGGGAGGAGCTGCTTACGAAGGAAAGGAGGTTTTCTTGGCGGGATGAAGTGGCTCCATACCCCAAATCCAAAAAAG GGAGAAAAGAAGAAGAACTGGATCCCATGGACCCAAGTGCCTATTCTGATGCCCCTCG GGGCACATGGTCCACTGGGCTGCCCAAGAGAAACGAGGCCAAGACTGGTGCTGACACCACAGCCGCGGGGCCCCTGTTCCAACAGAGACCATATCCCAGCCCAGGGGCCGTCCTGAGGGCCAACGCAGAGGCGTCGCGCAATAAAGAGCTGGAATAG